Genomic window (Verrucomicrobiota bacterium):
TTTATTCAAAAACCTGCAAAAAATCCGCATTGTTAAGTCCGACAGGCTGCTAGAGCACATCCGCCAGAAACCGTTGCCTGAGTGCCTGAAATGGGTCGGCGATGCCAAACAGATTGCGGACAAGTACAAGCTCAAGCTGGTCTGCTATGAGGCCGGGCAGCACTTGGTGGGAGTCGGTGGCGGCGAGAACAACAACGCCATGACCAAGCTATTCCAGACCGCAAACCGGCACCCGCGCATGGGCGAAATCTATGCGCAATATCTGGACGGCTGGAAGCAGGCGGGCGGCGACCTGATGTGCATATTTTCCTCCACCGGCACCTGGAGCAAATGGGGCAGTTGGGGCCTGACGGAATACTTTGACGAAACCGAACACGACCAACCCAAATACAAAACCGTCCTCGACTGGAATCGCCAGAACCCGAGGGAGTAGCTGCTCAGTTCATGACCTCACCCGCAACCATCATTCCCTTTTCACGTTTTTAGCATGTTTCACGGTTTGGGATCACTGTTTACTGTTCACTGATAACTGATCACCAGCTCTGACTCCAATCCCCTAGTTTCTTGGTCTTCAGCCTCCTGATCACTGATCACTGGTAACTGGCATCTTCATCATTCCGCTTTCCGTATTCAAAGGTTCCCAATTTTTATGCCAACTAATTTTTCTGCCGGCTTATATTTCTGCAACATTTCCGGTGTTCTAACTTCTGACTTCCATCTCCTTTCTTTTAAGTCGAACATTAGTTGACTGTATCATGGCTTCGGTATTTAGTCTCCTCATGCAAATCGCAAGCCTGAAGATTTTTTGTGACCTGGCCGAAACCAAAAGCTTCACCAAAGCCGCCCAGGTCAGTGAAATTACCCAATCTGCGGTCAGCCAGCAGATTGGCATGCTGGAGCGCCTGTTCAACTCGCTCCTCATCGAGCGCAGCAAGAAGCACTTCCGCCTCACGCGCGAAGGCGAGGTGCTGTATGAATACGCCAAGCAAATTATCCAGACCCATGACGCCTTGTTCAGCAAACTCCAGGAAATCAAGGACATCATCTCCGGATCCATGCGCGTGGCCACGATTTACAGCATCGGGCTGCACGACCTGCCGCCGTATTTGACGAAGTTCCTGAAGGCGTATCCCACGGTAAACGTGCATGTGGAGTATCGGCGCTCCAACCAGGTGTATGAGGACGTCCTCAGCAACGTGGTGGATCTAGGTTTGGTGGCCTATGCCACCAAGGACAGCAAGCTGGAGATTGTGCCGTTTCGCAAGGATTACCTGGTGCTCATCTGCCATCCAAATCATCCGCTGGCCGGTCACAAGTCGTTGCGCCTGAGCGATTTATCCAGCCAGAAGTTCATCGCCTTTGAACCGGACATCCCAACGCGACGCGCGGTGGACCGCATCATGCGCGAGCACGGGGTGGATTTAAACGTGGTCATGGAGTTTGATAATATTGAGACGGTTAAGCGCGCGGTGGAAATTGACGCCGGCATTGCCATTGTCCCGCATGCCACCATCATTCAGGAAGTCAGCAAGAAGACGCTTTTCGCAGCCCGCTTTGCGGATGGCGATTTCTTCCGCCCCCTGTCCGCCATTTACAAGAAACACAAGGTCCTCTCCCCGGCGATGAAGCAGCTCATCACCATGCTCAAGAGCGCGGACTCCAAATAATCGGGGCAGCCATGGTGTGGTTCTTGATGCTGCCCTTGGTTTACTGATCACTGGTCACTGGTCTCCCCCATTCCGCACTCCGCATTCAAAGGTTCCGCCTTCAGAAGTGATCTGGTTTTCATCCGTGGCATCCGTGTAATCCGTGGTTAAAAAGATTCCGCAATCCGAAATCCGCATTCCGCATTCGAGATGGGCGTTGCCTGGCAAAGTAAAAAAATGATTCACTTTTTTATTTGCTGCAGCTATCGTTACCGCATGAAAGTCAAGTTATCCGCCATTTTGGTGCTGGGATGTATGTTATTTCAAGCCAGCGGTGCCTCCCCGGAAACCGTCAAGCAATTGAACGCCATGATGCAGGGCGAATACGCCACCAATCATCGCTACGGCGCGTTCGCCCAAAAGGCCACGGAGGAAGGTTTGACGCCCGAAGCGGCCTTGTTTCGTGCCGCCGCCCGCGCCGAAGGAATTCACCGTAGCGCCATGCGGGCGGCCATGCAGACCATGAATCTCGAACCCAGTGAACCCACCCCCGACGACCTCAAGCCAGCTTCCACCCGTGAGAATTTGCAGACCAGTATTCTGAGTGAAAACGCCGAGGCGAAAGTGATCTATCCCCGGCTGCTCAAACAGCTTGGCACCGAAACCAATTCCGTCCAAGCCATCCGCATCATTGAGTACGCCATTGCGTCGGAGGCTCAGCATTCCCGCCTGTTCCAGGAGGCACTCGCCCATTTGGGTGAAAATAAGACCAACGCGTATTATATTTGTCCCCAATGCTCCCTGCTCTCTCTGGAAAAACCGTCTGAAGCTTGCCAGAATTGCCAGGGCCGTGCTAACCCCATCCTGTTGCGCGCTCCAAAATGAACTGGCGCTCCGCCCTGATTGCCTCGCCTGTTTCTGCCAGGCTCCGGTCCCTGTTGCCACACGGTTTTACCGGGAGCAGTTCTTTGGAACCTTTAGCGACGCTGGTCTTGAACCGGGCGTCCTGCCCCGTTGGGTTTGCGGCGATGATGGCTCCGCAGGCGCGGCTACCAGTTTTGGAAAGTCGAGTGCATCCGCCACACGACGGATGGCGCTCTGGAATTCCAGAGAGGTCTTGCGGTCCAGCAACCAACGCACGGC
Coding sequences:
- a CDS encoding LysR family transcriptional regulator, whose translation is MQIASLKIFCDLAETKSFTKAAQVSEITQSAVSQQIGMLERLFNSLLIERSKKHFRLTREGEVLYEYAKQIIQTHDALFSKLQEIKDIISGSMRVATIYSIGLHDLPPYLTKFLKAYPTVNVHVEYRRSNQVYEDVLSNVVDLGLVAYATKDSKLEIVPFRKDYLVLICHPNHPLAGHKSLRLSDLSSQKFIAFEPDIPTRRAVDRIMREHGVDLNVVMEFDNIETVKRAVEIDAGIAIVPHATIIQEVSKKTLFAARFADGDFFRPLSAIYKKHKVLSPAMKQLITMLKSADSK
- a CDS encoding cellulose-binding protein; its protein translation is LFKNLQKIRIVKSDRLLEHIRQKPLPECLKWVGDAKQIADKYKLKLVCYEAGQHLVGVGGGENNNAMTKLFQTANRHPRMGEIYAQYLDGWKQAGGDLMCIFSSTGTWSKWGSWGLTEYFDETEHDQPKYKTVLDWNRQNPRE
- a CDS encoding ferritin family protein, encoding MKVKLSAILVLGCMLFQASGASPETVKQLNAMMQGEYATNHRYGAFAQKATEEGLTPEAALFRAAARAEGIHRSAMRAAMQTMNLEPSEPTPDDLKPASTRENLQTSILSENAEAKVIYPRLLKQLGTETNSVQAIRIIEYAIASEAQHSRLFQEALAHLGENKTNAYYICPQCSLLSLEKPSEACQNCQGRANPILLRAPK